The following proteins are encoded in a genomic region of Phycisphaera sp.:
- a CDS encoding cyclodeaminase/cyclohydrolase family protein: protein MADNAAQTTESTNASIGFQAFGELLSAIARKSPAPGGGAVASAAGSLAASLAGMVLAYSRGKKSLAKHAEAHEMLADRCATASCKLLELADADAAAYAQLNALQRLDEGDPQRTANLADAAQRCVDVPLDVQRVCLSLLEGFEELAPIANQWLLSDLKIAAILAEAAVRASDCNVEVNAPTLGKAVSPEAERDAQATSLGAVERAKGLLHSIEALIDD, encoded by the coding sequence ATGGCCGACAACGCTGCCCAAACGACGGAGTCCACCAACGCCAGCATCGGTTTCCAGGCTTTCGGTGAGCTGCTTAGCGCCATCGCACGCAAAAGCCCGGCCCCGGGCGGTGGGGCGGTCGCCAGCGCCGCTGGCTCGCTGGCGGCATCCCTGGCGGGAATGGTGCTGGCCTACAGCCGGGGCAAGAAGAGCCTTGCCAAGCACGCCGAGGCCCACGAGATGCTCGCCGACCGCTGCGCGACCGCGAGTTGCAAGCTCCTGGAACTCGCCGACGCCGATGCGGCCGCCTACGCCCAGCTCAACGCCCTCCAGCGCCTGGACGAAGGCGACCCGCAGCGGACGGCCAACCTCGCCGACGCCGCCCAGCGCTGCGTCGACGTGCCGCTTGACGTGCAGCGCGTCTGCCTCAGCCTGCTCGAGGGCTTCGAGGAACTCGCCCCGATCGCGAACCAATGGCTGCTGAGTGACCTGAAGATCGCCGCCATCCTGGCCGAGGCCGCGGTACGCGCCAGCGATTGTAACGTGGAGGTCAACGCTCCGACGCTGGGCAAGGCCGTCTCACCCGAAGCCGAGCGCGATGCGCAGGCGACGAGCCTCGGTGCCGTCGAGCGGGCCAAGGGGCTATTGCACTCGATCGAGGCGTTGATCGACGACTAA
- the rpsD gene encoding 30S ribosomal protein S4, whose translation MANYTGPKVRLSRRVGVPIEAVPKHTSNERVRQPPGIHGFRGRRPRDYGIRLTEKQKLRFHYNVGEKQFRRFVKEAKRLPGNSGDMLLVLLETRLDNVVRRMGIARTIWAARQIVAHGHILVDGRKTDRPSFHVKPGMEITVKEKTHKLCRENMESIPGHEVPGWISFNPSELKAKVVAAPKADEVPFRVNTNLVIEFYRF comes from the coding sequence ATGGCCAACTACACCGGACCCAAGGTCCGCCTCAGCCGCCGCGTGGGTGTTCCCATCGAGGCGGTGCCCAAGCACACCAGCAACGAGCGCGTCCGCCAGCCGCCGGGCATCCACGGGTTCCGTGGCCGCCGCCCGCGCGATTACGGCATCCGCCTGACCGAGAAGCAGAAGCTCCGCTTCCACTACAACGTGGGCGAGAAGCAGTTCCGCCGCTTCGTGAAGGAAGCCAAGCGACTGCCGGGTAACTCCGGCGACATGCTGCTGGTGCTGCTCGAGACCCGCCTGGACAACGTCGTCCGCCGTATGGGCATCGCCCGCACTATCTGGGCGGCCCGTCAGATCGTGGCCCACGGGCACATCCTGGTGGACGGCCGCAAGACCGATCGCCCCAGCTTCCACGTGAAGCCCGGGATGGAGATCACGGTGAAGGAGAAGACCCACAAGCTCTGCCGCGAGAACATGGAGAGCATCCCCGGGCACGAGGTGCCCGGCTGGATCAGCTTCAATCCCAGCGAGCTGAAGGCCAAGGTCGTGGCGGCACCCAAGGCCGACGAGGTCCCCTTCCGCGTGAACACGAACCTGGTCATCGAGTTCTACCGCTTCTGA
- the ilvE gene encoding branched-chain-amino-acid transaminase: MTQTTSPTIRSAGPGPTAKADDLVSGSATDRPLVYVNGEIVPKSQAKVGVFDHGLLYGDGVFEGIRVYNGKIFKLAQHMDRLWDSAERIFLDIGISRDEMIDVQRRCIEANGIVNGYIRLLVTRGEGTLGLNPYLCPKAGVICIADQIRLYPESMYEAGMRVVVAHRPRIGVESLDPRIKSLNYLNNILAKCEAIHLTRDLNITDEQDKLLEVIMLNPEGKVAEGSGDNIFVIKDGALRTPPVEDGCLSGITRRFVIEQLAPKCGFTVETGHISLEDIYAADEVFMTGTAAELIAVREVLEHDGKGGVTASHPISDGEGPVTNTLRTAFRTIVTSDDIPED; this comes from the coding sequence ATGACCCAGACCACCAGCCCGACCATCCGGTCAGCGGGACCGGGCCCGACCGCCAAGGCCGATGATCTTGTCTCGGGCAGCGCGACCGATCGGCCGCTGGTCTACGTCAACGGCGAGATCGTGCCCAAGAGTCAGGCCAAGGTGGGCGTGTTCGACCACGGCCTGCTCTACGGCGACGGCGTGTTCGAGGGCATCCGCGTTTACAACGGCAAGATCTTCAAGCTGGCCCAGCACATGGACCGGCTGTGGGACAGCGCCGAGCGCATCTTCCTGGACATCGGCATCAGCCGCGACGAGATGATCGACGTCCAGCGGCGGTGCATCGAGGCCAACGGCATCGTCAACGGCTACATCCGTTTGCTGGTCACGCGCGGCGAGGGCACGCTGGGGCTGAACCCGTACCTGTGCCCTAAGGCCGGGGTCATCTGCATCGCCGACCAGATCCGGCTGTACCCCGAGTCGATGTACGAGGCGGGCATGCGTGTGGTCGTGGCCCACCGGCCGCGCATCGGCGTCGAGAGCCTGGACCCGCGCATCAAGAGCCTGAATTACCTCAACAACATCCTCGCCAAGTGCGAGGCCATCCACCTGACGCGCGACCTCAACATCACCGACGAGCAGGACAAGCTGCTCGAGGTCATCATGCTCAACCCCGAGGGCAAGGTCGCCGAGGGCTCGGGCGACAACATCTTCGTGATCAAGGACGGCGCCCTGCGCACACCGCCGGTCGAGGACGGCTGCCTGAGCGGCATCACCCGCCGGTTCGTGATCGAGCAGCTCGCGCCCAAGTGTGGCTTCACGGTCGAGACCGGGCACATCTCGCTTGAGGACATCTACGCCGCCGACGAGGTGTTCATGACCGGCACTGCGGCCGAGCTGATCGCCGTGCGTGAGGTTCTCGAACACGACGGCAAGGGCGGGGTCACCGCCAGCCACCCCATCAGCGATGGCGAGGGCCCGGTGACCAACACGCTCCGCACGGCGTTCCGCACGATCGTGACGAGCGACGACATTCCCGAGGATTAG
- a CDS encoding SDR family oxidoreductase gives MTQTNLNMHTDRAYLLIGGAGGIGSELARGLAGAGAQLTIAGRDAGKAKALSDELGVHALDSLNATDHEAVDRAVADAADHHGRLDGAVNLPGTIMLKPAHLTTPQELRDTIDTNLVTAFNLVRSASQAMRKEGGSIVLMSSAAATSGLPNHEAIAAAKAGVIGLARSAAATYAGNGVRVNAVAPGMVRTPLSEPILSNDMAEKASTAMHPLGRLGEPADIAGAIAWLLEAGQGWVSGTVLEVDGGLANLRGRVKV, from the coding sequence ATGACCCAGACAAATCTCAATATGCACACGGACCGTGCCTATCTGCTCATCGGCGGTGCCGGCGGCATTGGTAGCGAGCTGGCCCGCGGGCTGGCCGGTGCTGGCGCACAACTCACGATTGCTGGGCGTGATGCCGGTAAGGCCAAAGCACTCTCGGACGAGCTAGGCGTTCACGCACTCGATTCGCTCAACGCGACCGACCACGAAGCGGTCGATCGGGCGGTCGCAGATGCTGCGGACCACCACGGCCGTCTCGATGGTGCGGTGAACCTCCCGGGCACCATCATGCTCAAGCCCGCACACCTGACCACGCCGCAAGAGCTTCGAGACACGATCGACACGAACCTCGTCACGGCGTTCAACCTCGTCCGCTCGGCCAGCCAGGCGATGCGGAAGGAGGGCGGCAGCATCGTTCTGATGTCATCGGCGGCGGCGACCAGCGGCCTGCCCAACCACGAGGCCATCGCGGCGGCCAAGGCCGGGGTGATCGGCCTAGCCCGTTCGGCGGCGGCGACATACGCGGGCAACGGCGTGCGCGTGAACGCGGTGGCCCCTGGCATGGTCCGCACGCCCCTGAGCGAGCCGATCCTCAGCAACGACATGGCCGAGAAGGCCTCGACCGCCATGCACCCATTGGGCCGCTTGGGTGAACCGGCGGACATCGCCGGAGCGATCGCCTGGCTGCTGGAGGCCGGGCAGGGATGGGTCAGCGGCACAGTGCTCGAAGTCGATGGCGGGCTGGCCAACCTGCGTGGGCGGGTGAAGGTCTAG
- a CDS encoding FG-GAP repeat protein, giving the protein MKLFHTTVFFIALHGLALGALAQPGGDCLAQRFRPDFQPRDLEFGVDVAISDEHLLIVDRFGGSLIYTFRRDPDTGDWALNHTVPGGSGGDIVLDGDRFISGDVQVDPAGGALIYEFVGGRWAMSAELSAGPDRSRTWGEHVAFVHGHAAIGNAGEDVLVFREGAEEWAFVEEIVSPDSEFERSDFGDALAMDERFLIVGAPGEDLTGNQNGAVYIYEWDADGRPALVQKLTPEPADVGPRLGTSLALQGNTLVVGARSLDTGGLENVGGAYVYRFEAGQWVLEQELLPEPLRPVAEFGWDVALEDDVIAVGAVSDHAGSGFGVGAAHLYRRSVAGPWAHAATVAVDISARDYGEAVDLGGGQLVVGCSESFFMGEEHGLADVYDLDCLLCAPDLDADGTLTIFDFLLFFNAFDDGSSEADFDGDGELTIFDFLAFQTAFDAGCE; this is encoded by the coding sequence ATGAAGCTCTTTCATACAACAGTGTTTTTCATTGCCCTACACGGCCTCGCTCTGGGTGCCTTGGCCCAGCCCGGTGGCGACTGCCTGGCCCAACGCTTCCGTCCGGACTTCCAGCCGCGCGATCTGGAGTTCGGTGTTGATGTCGCCATCAGCGACGAGCACCTGCTGATCGTCGATCGCTTCGGCGGCTCGCTCATCTACACGTTTCGCCGCGATCCTGACACCGGCGACTGGGCGCTGAACCACACCGTGCCCGGCGGCAGCGGCGGCGACATTGTGCTTGACGGCGATCGCTTCATTTCCGGCGACGTGCAGGTGGATCCGGCCGGGGGTGCGCTGATCTACGAGTTTGTCGGCGGGCGATGGGCCATGAGTGCCGAGTTATCCGCCGGTCCCGATCGATCGCGGACGTGGGGCGAGCACGTCGCGTTCGTCCACGGTCATGCAGCGATCGGCAACGCGGGCGAGGACGTGCTGGTTTTTCGTGAGGGCGCTGAAGAGTGGGCGTTCGTCGAGGAGATCGTCTCGCCCGACAGCGAGTTCGAGCGTTCGGACTTCGGCGACGCGCTGGCGATGGACGAGCGGTTCCTGATCGTCGGAGCGCCGGGCGAGGACCTGACGGGCAACCAGAACGGCGCGGTGTATATTTACGAGTGGGACGCCGATGGCCGGCCCGCGTTGGTGCAGAAGCTCACTCCCGAGCCGGCGGATGTGGGGCCCAGGCTCGGCACTTCGCTGGCGCTCCAAGGCAATACATTGGTCGTGGGGGCACGGTCGCTCGACACCGGTGGACTCGAGAATGTCGGCGGGGCTTACGTGTACCGTTTCGAGGCCGGGCAGTGGGTGCTGGAGCAGGAACTCCTGCCCGAACCGCTCCGCCCGGTCGCCGAATTCGGCTGGGATGTTGCGTTGGAGGACGATGTGATCGCCGTGGGTGCGGTCAGCGATCACGCCGGCAGTGGCTTCGGCGTCGGTGCGGCCCACCTGTACCGCCGCTCGGTGGCCGGGCCGTGGGCCCACGCGGCGACAGTCGCGGTCGACATCTCGGCCCGCGACTACGGCGAGGCGGTCGACCTCGGCGGCGGGCAACTTGTGGTGGGCTGCAGCGAATCGTTCTTCATGGGCGAGGAACATGGGCTGGCGGACGTGTACGACCTCGACTGCCTGCTGTGCGCTCCCGACCTCGACGCCGACGGCACGCTGACCATCTTCGACTTCCTGCTGTTCTTCAACGCCTTCGACGACGGGAGTAGCGAAGCCGACTTCGACGGCGACGGCGAGCTGACCATCTTCGACTTCCTGGCCTTCCAGACGGCGTTCGACGCGGGGTGCGAGTAA
- the truB gene encoding tRNA pseudouridine(55) synthase TruB gives MAEPSPKPKHDPEHAHPAPVSGLLVIDKPEGPSSMHACARVRSALRRGGAPKRVKVGHGGTLDPLATGLLVILCGKATPLCNRVMIGKKQYRARVDLSAFTTTDDREGERTEVVIERPPTKDRVLEALGAFVGDVMQRPPAFSAMKVGGHRAYALARKGKVVELEPRPVTIHSIELMRYEWPFADLDIRSGKGVYIRSLARDLGVALGTGGSLAALRRTAVGRFTIDRATRLDDLPTVLTQADLLPVEAFVDDEGQA, from the coding sequence ATGGCCGAGCCTTCCCCTAAGCCCAAGCACGATCCCGAGCACGCCCACCCGGCTCCCGTCAGCGGGCTGCTGGTAATCGACAAGCCCGAGGGCCCGAGTTCCATGCACGCCTGTGCCCGCGTGCGGTCGGCCCTGCGGCGTGGTGGGGCCCCAAAGCGGGTCAAGGTCGGCCACGGCGGCACGCTCGACCCGCTGGCGACCGGCCTGCTTGTGATACTTTGCGGCAAGGCCACACCCCTGTGCAACCGTGTGATGATCGGCAAGAAGCAATACCGGGCGCGGGTCGACCTGTCAGCGTTCACCACCACGGACGATCGGGAGGGCGAGCGGACCGAGGTCGTGATCGAGCGGCCGCCGACCAAGGACCGGGTACTCGAAGCGCTCGGCGCGTTCGTGGGTGACGTCATGCAGCGGCCGCCGGCCTTCAGCGCGATGAAGGTCGGAGGCCACCGGGCCTACGCCCTCGCGCGCAAGGGCAAGGTGGTGGAACTCGAGCCCAGGCCTGTCACGATCCACTCGATCGAATTGATGCGCTACGAATGGCCGTTCGCAGATCTGGACATCCGTTCGGGAAAGGGTGTCTATATCCGCAGCCTGGCGCGCGACCTCGGGGTGGCGCTCGGCACGGGCGGGTCGCTCGCGGCGCTCCGTCGCACCGCGGTGGGGCGGTTCACGATCGATCGGGCGACCAGGCTTGATGATCTCCCGACGGTCCTCACCCAGGCGGACCTGCTGCCGGTCGAGGCCTTCGTCGACGACGAAGGCCAGGCTTAG
- a CDS encoding TIGR01777 family oxidoreductase: protein MRTFRATSDMPCDARALYDWHARPGALERLTPPWQSVRIAERRPGSDHPRIGNGAIARMMIGVGPLSIPWVAEHFDHEPPNGFSDRQVSGPFGSWTHRHRFNDLDNGWSELDDSIEYSPPAGLAGSVLLGGKLASDLDRLFWFRHERTRADLARHESNAKPKTIAIAGSSGMIGSALAAFLSTGGHKVIRLVRKPAESGPIDGIEQRRWDPVGCDLAPGALADVDVVINLCGSNVASRRWTDKRKVELERSRVGSTSLLAGTIAALPGADRPELLINASGAHAYGDGGDEPVTERSDRGHGYLASLVRKWEAATRPAEAAGVRVIHARLGMVLGANGGALKSLMLPTKLGLAGPIGTGRQWWSWIGLDDAIGAIHFLLSRDNISGPVNVCAPDAATANDVVSAIAEAARRPAVVGLPAGAARTLMGTEMATESLLSSIRAEPTILNELGFAWRHPTLSPAVGWELGIRRLVAQSAGTEPAPFLPGRKRQSETA from the coding sequence ATGCGAACATTCCGCGCCACATCCGACATGCCCTGCGACGCCCGGGCCCTGTATGACTGGCACGCCCGTCCGGGAGCGCTCGAGCGCCTAACCCCTCCGTGGCAGTCCGTGCGAATCGCCGAGCGGAGGCCCGGCAGCGATCACCCCCGGATCGGCAACGGGGCGATCGCTCGGATGATGATCGGCGTCGGGCCGCTGAGCATCCCTTGGGTGGCCGAGCACTTCGACCATGAACCGCCCAACGGTTTCAGCGATCGTCAGGTGTCCGGCCCGTTCGGGAGCTGGACGCACCGGCACCGGTTCAACGATCTTGACAACGGTTGGAGCGAACTGGACGACAGCATCGAGTACTCGCCGCCTGCGGGGCTCGCGGGCTCTGTATTGCTGGGCGGGAAGCTGGCCAGTGATCTGGACCGCCTGTTCTGGTTTCGTCACGAGCGGACACGGGCGGATCTGGCTCGTCACGAGTCGAACGCGAAACCCAAGACGATCGCCATCGCCGGCTCCTCGGGCATGATCGGCTCGGCCTTGGCGGCGTTTCTGTCGACCGGTGGACACAAGGTCATCCGGCTGGTCCGAAAGCCGGCCGAATCGGGGCCCATCGACGGCATCGAGCAGCGGCGGTGGGACCCGGTCGGCTGCGATTTGGCACCGGGTGCGCTCGCTGATGTGGACGTCGTGATTAACCTGTGCGGAAGCAACGTGGCGAGCCGGCGGTGGACCGACAAACGCAAGGTGGAACTGGAACGCAGCCGGGTTGGGTCGACGTCCCTGCTGGCCGGCACGATCGCCGCGCTGCCCGGCGCCGACCGGCCGGAACTGCTCATCAACGCCTCTGGCGCGCACGCGTACGGCGATGGTGGCGACGAGCCGGTGACCGAACGGAGCGACCGGGGGCACGGATATCTTGCCTCGCTGGTACGCAAGTGGGAAGCCGCAACGCGACCGGCCGAGGCGGCGGGCGTGCGTGTGATTCACGCCAGGCTCGGCATGGTGCTGGGCGCGAACGGCGGGGCGCTGAAGTCACTCATGCTCCCGACGAAGCTCGGGCTGGCCGGCCCGATCGGCACGGGCCGCCAGTGGTGGTCTTGGATCGGGCTGGACGACGCGATCGGGGCGATCCATTTCCTGCTATCGCGGGACAACATCAGCGGTCCGGTGAACGTCTGCGCTCCCGATGCCGCGACGGCCAATGACGTGGTGAGTGCGATCGCCGAGGCCGCGCGCCGGCCGGCAGTAGTCGGGCTGCCCGCCGGCGCGGCACGAACGCTGATGGGCACAGAGATGGCAACCGAGTCGCTGCTCTCTTCAATTCGGGCCGAGCCGACCATCCTGAACGAGTTGGGCTTCGCGTGGCGGCACCCAACGCTCTCGCCGGCCGTCGGCTGGGAACTCGGCATCCGCCGCCTCGTCGCACAATCCGCGGGCACCGAGCCTGCGCCATTCCTTCCCGGCAGAAAGCGCCAATCGGAGACGGCATGA